The Mucilaginibacter mallensis genome has a segment encoding these proteins:
- a CDS encoding DUF5703 domain-containing protein: MRSITVINKPNSQLNNCRRALRILSAVLPLLIISIKGHTQAVKSYGPGSRSAETKSAIGPLLDAYNVSWDTPGPSSSQSMPTGNGDIGLNVWVEPNGDLCFLIAKTDAWGAAAPGEKNSWIKAGGILMKLGKVRVSVNPNPLLDPGAKFRQILRLHDNEIVVNEGTGEKAVQLRVWVDANHPVIRVESKSAKPVIVKVTLDNWRLGAGGDTVLSKRANQVTWYHQNTDDADPHLRGIIFGGLIKGNGLVRKDDTTLQSGRAAKAQLIAIYPLTTKGLSDRKWLSQISNQAGQIGQLPLEQARQAHRQWWDQFWHRSWIFIKGDGLADSTTRGYVLQRFVTACAGRGAYPIKFNGSIFVVDNPRYQQNAKSQGRSIDADFREWGGQYWMQNTRAMYWPRLMAGDFDEMLPLFNMYKQILPDNTKQVKEFYHHGGAYFAETSPFWGGLLYMGPEVKENWTGHYFTPILELSMMMLDYYEYTGDQKFAKETLLPIASAGIQFFDQHFGRDAQGKLLLDPDNSIEMFWKVHNPAPDIAGLHAVISRLIALPDNLADGKTKADWLRFYNELPALPVGEKDGKPVLLPYTGPQTAQGRNLENPELYAVYPFRLYGLGKPDLQLAINTFNVRKFKDKGCWVQDPIQAAMLGLTDDAQAYVTFALTRKEPTLKFPAFWATGHDYAPDEDNGGNGENGLQQMLLQTDGKKIILLPAWPKGWSADFKLNAPYNTTVQGSVKNGKITNLVITPASRMADVVDVTKVN; this comes from the coding sequence ATGAGAAGTATAACCGTTATAAACAAACCAAACAGCCAGTTAAACAACTGCCGAAGAGCACTAAGGATACTATCGGCTGTTTTACCGCTGTTAATCATTTCGATAAAAGGCCATACGCAGGCAGTTAAAAGCTATGGGCCTGGTTCCCGATCCGCTGAAACGAAGTCAGCCATTGGTCCATTGCTGGATGCCTATAATGTAAGCTGGGATACTCCCGGCCCCAGCTCGTCACAGTCGATGCCGACGGGTAATGGGGACATCGGTCTAAATGTTTGGGTTGAGCCCAACGGTGACCTATGCTTCCTTATTGCGAAAACGGATGCCTGGGGCGCGGCTGCACCCGGCGAAAAGAACTCCTGGATAAAAGCCGGGGGAATACTGATGAAATTGGGAAAGGTTCGTGTCTCTGTAAATCCTAATCCGCTGTTGGATCCGGGAGCAAAATTTAGACAGATACTGAGACTTCATGACAACGAGATCGTAGTTAATGAAGGTACGGGAGAAAAGGCAGTGCAACTTAGGGTATGGGTAGATGCTAACCACCCGGTGATCAGGGTTGAATCAAAAAGCGCAAAGCCGGTAATTGTAAAGGTTACGCTCGATAACTGGCGGCTTGGTGCAGGAGGTGATACCGTACTATCCAAACGGGCAAACCAGGTTACCTGGTACCATCAAAATACTGATGATGCTGATCCGCATTTGCGCGGTATCATCTTTGGCGGCCTTATTAAAGGAAATGGTCTGGTTCGGAAAGATGATACTACTTTACAATCAGGCAGAGCTGCAAAAGCACAGTTAATTGCTATTTATCCCCTAACAACAAAAGGATTATCCGACAGGAAATGGCTGTCTCAGATCAGCAATCAGGCCGGGCAAATAGGTCAGTTGCCGTTGGAACAGGCACGCCAGGCACACCGGCAGTGGTGGGATCAGTTCTGGCATAGGAGCTGGATATTTATTAAAGGTGATGGATTGGCAGATAGCACAACCAGGGGATATGTTTTGCAGCGCTTTGTTACCGCTTGTGCGGGCAGAGGCGCTTACCCCATTAAGTTCAATGGGTCGATATTTGTTGTAGACAATCCCCGATATCAACAGAATGCGAAATCACAGGGACGATCAATTGACGCAGATTTCCGGGAATGGGGCGGCCAATATTGGATGCAAAATACACGGGCTATGTACTGGCCCCGGTTAATGGCTGGTGATTTTGATGAAATGCTGCCACTTTTTAACATGTACAAACAGATCCTGCCTGATAATACCAAACAGGTAAAAGAATTCTATCATCATGGTGGTGCATATTTCGCGGAAACTTCGCCTTTCTGGGGTGGCTTATTATACATGGGGCCCGAAGTTAAAGAAAACTGGACCGGCCATTACTTTACGCCGATATTGGAATTAAGCATGATGATGCTTGATTATTACGAATATACCGGTGATCAAAAATTTGCCAAAGAAACACTTTTGCCGATTGCGTCGGCAGGCATACAATTTTTTGACCAGCATTTTGGTCGTGATGCGCAGGGTAAACTTTTGCTTGATCCGGATAACTCAATAGAGATGTTTTGGAAAGTACATAACCCTGCACCGGATATTGCCGGCCTGCATGCTGTTATCAGTCGTTTAATAGCTTTACCTGATAATTTAGCTGACGGGAAAACGAAAGCAGACTGGCTGCGGTTTTATAATGAGCTTCCGGCCCTGCCGGTGGGCGAAAAGGATGGAAAGCCCGTTTTATTGCCTTACACCGGGCCACAAACCGCACAAGGGCGTAACCTGGAAAATCCTGAGCTATACGCAGTCTACCCGTTCAGGCTCTATGGTTTAGGTAAACCTGATCTGCAATTAGCCATAAACACATTCAATGTCCGCAAATTTAAGGATAAAGGCTGCTGGGTACAGGACCCAATACAGGCCGCTATGCTTGGGTTAACGGATGATGCCCAGGCATATGTAACCTTTGCTTTAACCCGTAAGGAGCCTACGCTAAAGTTCCCGGCATTTTGGGCAACCGGGCATGACTATGCACCGGATGAGGACAATGGCGGGAACGGTGAAAACGGTTTACAGCAAATGCTGCTTCAAACTGATGGTAAAAAGATTATTCTTTTACCCGCCTGGCCAAAAGGATGGAGTGCTGATTTTAAACTCAATGCGCCATATAATACAACTGTACAAGGATCAGTAAAAAATGGAAAGATAACCAACCTGGTGATTACGCCTGCCTCCAGGATGGCTGATGTGGTTGATGTGACGAAAGTAAATTAA
- a CDS encoding glycoside hydrolase family 2 protein: MKKIALGILFLCSFLPGTYAQNNFNLTENFNTSNTKYEKIGRGEADIANSVLTTKDAYLSFGENNWANYEIRFKARVPETAEQVQICAGFRAANRDDRYILMLKGGIQKDLYLARLGYMGSDDFLALRKLDFQPIPGKWYDFKIQVAGNRIRVYLDDEKLPRIDVTDKLTALASAGKVTLGGSWITNEFANLSIKSISAHQLSGPVQEYAVAAINKEALRKQQRKAYQPIKINNVNSGRTVISLNGKWLFSPGYETTDDSMAIDPSESDKDWHVMTVPNFWNPIRVWLHGEKYNTASKGVSDNYFQKETDRCEAYTFDYKKTSIGWYRQWLELPNDIKGKNLQLSFDAVSKVAEVYINGVKAGSHIGMFGDFQIDATGLLKAGKNLVTVKVVRDYVKDIKDADKITGVAVTVEVTQKMAHDLAHGFFNDDPAGIWQPVSLVITDPLRIEDVFIKPNLTGADFDITVKNNAAKPATFSVGTRITGTKEKDGLYNAVSVKELQLQPGEEKTFSYSIDDLKPRLWSPEHPDLYDFGFTLLTANNTEIDSKTIRSGFRTFKSVGDYLYLNGKRYWLRGGNQTPLPLAPNDTALADKFTKLMKAGNIMVTRTHTVPATETWMDAFDANGIGVSYEGTWPWLFLESSMPAPNLVSLWKNEYYDLLKKYRNHPSLFIWTVNNEMKFYDNDPDPVRTNIKMHIISDVVKHMRTIDPTRPIVFDSNYKRNIKKFGVDYFNTIDDGDIDDVHAYYNWYDYSIFAFFKGEFQQKNKNAGRPLISQEMSTGYTDETGHATRFYNYVHQNPESLAGKYTDEFSDPKYFMIPQAFITKELAEALRRSDDKSAGILHFALITWFSNVYRADSIKPFPVYYDMQKALQPVLVSAELWGRHFYADTQLPARICVIDDKEDGTALPASELQWQLVDDDGQALASGKVPVPQVEHYTRQWMEPKISIPANLPKEKVAGKLLLKLVADGKTVSENYYDVLLASKAGLNAEKLKGKKIVVYDAGKKIIPSLDFLGIDYQASATLGDLLKQKADVYVLSGIDSASTSADEIKSIRNLIAAGGKVLLSASGNVAHALYPEYIRSLLKENGEITMMDIPESDVFDGIEPLETRYLNNNLRESPAVISGAYRINRDPNVEPLASFIKIHGYLSGSVNDRMKRLDQIKGFPIVKIKDHDGDILLSEIMLEKTMTDPVAGKLLVNMLVDLTK; this comes from the coding sequence ATGAAAAAAATAGCCCTAGGTATACTGTTCCTATGTTCGTTCCTGCCCGGAACCTATGCTCAGAATAATTTTAATCTTACAGAGAACTTTAATACTTCAAATACTAAATACGAAAAAATTGGTAGGGGAGAGGCAGATATAGCCAATTCGGTGCTCACAACTAAGGATGCTTATTTGAGCTTCGGAGAAAACAACTGGGCAAATTATGAGATCAGGTTTAAGGCAAGAGTACCTGAAACAGCTGAACAGGTACAGATCTGTGCCGGTTTTCGTGCGGCCAACCGGGATGATCGTTATATTTTAATGCTTAAAGGCGGTATACAAAAAGACTTGTACCTGGCAAGGCTGGGTTATATGGGTAGTGATGATTTTTTAGCCTTGCGAAAACTCGATTTTCAGCCCATCCCAGGAAAATGGTATGATTTTAAAATACAGGTGGCCGGTAACCGCATTCGCGTGTATCTGGATGATGAAAAGTTGCCGCGTATTGATGTAACGGATAAATTAACCGCATTGGCATCTGCGGGTAAAGTAACCCTGGGCGGCAGCTGGATCACTAATGAGTTTGCCAATTTATCTATCAAATCCATCAGCGCTCATCAACTTTCAGGCCCGGTGCAGGAATATGCGGTTGCTGCTATAAATAAAGAAGCATTGCGCAAACAGCAACGTAAAGCATATCAGCCTATAAAAATTAATAATGTTAATAGCGGACGCACGGTGATATCATTAAACGGCAAATGGCTGTTCTCTCCCGGCTACGAAACCACAGATGATAGCATGGCGATAGATCCCAGCGAAAGCGATAAGGATTGGCATGTGATGACCGTACCCAATTTTTGGAACCCGATACGTGTTTGGTTGCATGGCGAAAAGTATAATACTGCCAGTAAAGGCGTATCAGACAACTATTTTCAAAAGGAAACTGATCGTTGTGAAGCTTACACCTTTGACTATAAAAAGACCAGCATTGGCTGGTACCGCCAATGGCTTGAGTTGCCGAATGATATCAAGGGCAAAAATCTGCAGCTTTCATTTGATGCGGTATCCAAAGTGGCCGAGGTGTATATTAACGGTGTAAAAGCCGGCAGTCATATTGGTATGTTCGGTGATTTCCAGATCGACGCCACAGGTTTGCTTAAAGCGGGTAAAAACCTGGTTACTGTAAAGGTAGTACGTGATTATGTAAAAGATATTAAAGATGCTGACAAGATAACAGGTGTAGCCGTTACTGTTGAGGTTACCCAAAAGATGGCGCATGATCTGGCGCATGGTTTTTTTAATGATGACCCTGCCGGGATATGGCAGCCCGTATCATTGGTGATCACTGATCCGCTCAGGATTGAAGATGTGTTTATAAAGCCAAACCTTACCGGGGCCGATTTTGATATCACCGTAAAAAATAATGCCGCAAAACCCGCCACGTTTTCGGTAGGTACCCGTATTACCGGTACTAAGGAAAAAGATGGACTGTACAACGCCGTTTCTGTAAAAGAACTGCAGCTGCAACCCGGCGAGGAAAAAACATTTTCTTATAGCATTGATGATCTTAAACCACGCTTATGGTCACCGGAGCATCCGGATCTATATGATTTTGGTTTTACTTTATTAACAGCCAATAACACAGAGATCGATTCAAAAACTATCCGCTCGGGTTTCCGCACCTTTAAATCAGTAGGCGACTACCTGTATTTAAATGGGAAACGTTACTGGCTGCGCGGCGGCAATCAAACCCCATTGCCACTGGCACCCAATGATACCGCGCTAGCCGATAAGTTTACTAAACTGATGAAAGCCGGGAATATTATGGTTACCCGAACCCATACCGTACCGGCAACCGAAACCTGGATGGATGCATTTGATGCCAATGGCATCGGCGTAAGCTACGAGGGTACCTGGCCGTGGCTTTTTCTGGAAAGCAGTATGCCTGCGCCAAATCTGGTCAGCCTTTGGAAAAATGAATATTATGACCTGTTGAAAAAATATCGTAACCACCCTTCACTTTTTATATGGACGGTGAACAACGAGATGAAGTTTTATGATAATGACCCCGATCCGGTGCGTACAAACATAAAAATGCACATCATATCAGATGTGGTAAAGCACATGCGTACCATTGATCCTACACGGCCTATTGTGTTCGATTCCAATTACAAACGGAACATTAAGAAATTTGGCGTTGATTATTTCAATACGATTGATGATGGTGATATTGACGATGTACATGCTTACTACAATTGGTATGATTATTCCATATTTGCCTTTTTTAAGGGCGAATTTCAGCAAAAGAATAAGAATGCTGGCCGTCCGCTCATCAGCCAGGAAATGTCAACAGGGTATACAGACGAAACCGGCCATGCCACGCGGTTTTATAATTATGTACATCAAAACCCCGAATCATTGGCTGGTAAATACACCGATGAGTTTAGTGATCCTAAATATTTTATGATCCCCCAGGCCTTCATCACCAAGGAGCTGGCCGAAGCATTGCGACGTAGTGATGATAAGTCAGCCGGGATACTGCATTTTGCGCTCATTACCTGGTTTAGCAATGTTTATCGGGCTGATAGCATTAAACCATTCCCGGTTTATTATGATATGCAAAAAGCTTTGCAGCCGGTACTGGTATCAGCTGAGTTATGGGGCAGGCATTTTTATGCAGATACCCAATTACCTGCAAGGATATGTGTAATTGATGATAAAGAGGATGGGACTGCATTGCCCGCCTCAGAGCTGCAATGGCAGTTGGTTGATGATGACGGGCAGGCACTGGCAAGTGGTAAGGTTCCTGTACCGCAGGTAGAGCATTATACCCGACAATGGATGGAACCGAAGATCAGCATCCCTGCCAACCTTCCGAAGGAAAAGGTTGCAGGTAAACTGTTGTTAAAGCTGGTAGCTGATGGGAAAACCGTTTCAGAAAATTATTATGATGTGCTGCTGGCCAGTAAAGCAGGGCTAAACGCTGAAAAACTTAAAGGTAAAAAGATAGTGGTGTATGATGCCGGTAAAAAGATCATTCCATCACTTGATTTCCTGGGGATCGATTACCAAGCTTCGGCAACATTAGGTGATCTGCTAAAGCAAAAAGCTGATGTATATGTATTATCAGGAATCGACTCGGCGTCAACCAGTGCCGACGAAATAAAAAGTATCAGGAATTTAATTGCAGCCGGTGGTAAGGTTTTATTATCAGCTTCGGGCAATGTAGCACACGCTTTGTACCCTGAATATATCAGGAGCCTGTTGAAAGAGAATGGCGAGATCACCATGATGGATATTCCCGAATCGGATGTTTTTGATGGCATCGAACCACTTGAAACGCGTTACCTGAATAATAACCTGCGTGAAAGCCCTGCTGTAATATCGGGAGCCTATCGTATTAACCGTGATCCCAATGTGGAGCCTTTGGCATCATTCATTAAAATACACGGTTATTTATCTGGCTCGGTAAACGACCGCATGAAAAGATTAGATCAAATCAAAGGGTTCCCGATCGTGAAAATAAAAGACCACGATGGTGATATACTGTTGTCGGAAATTATGCTCGAAAAAACAATGACAGATCCCGTAGCAGGTAAATTATTGGTGAATATGTTGGTTGATCTGACTAAATAA
- a CDS encoding glycoside hydrolase family 2 protein: MSYQLTPIIIKGDYRRLFIITLLLFFCSTSVNVFAQQVHFTHDFAPTEELVPPQEKPFRSSICLNGEWQFLPVEKAEKLGIEKIKNPELPENPDWETTPVKVPSPWNVNSFARDNSSGGDFLTYPSYPKKWESIRAGWLMRTIPYKKEWKGKRLILRFDAIGGYTQIFINKHKIAENFEVFLPFEVDVTDEIKPGKDNEILVWVADAQLFNQPGKYGRRIYVAGSFWGQHAIGIWQDVNLIAKPVVNIQNTFVKPSLATDMLTVEATISNTSDKVREVNVSGDVSPWVNLAGKDVISAPEPKWELGTTALSFPGKKISINPHSQATLSLSIKVNGRLKEWTTEHPNLNGLILTIKDGNNEIDKQYTRFGWREFTLQGSKLCLNGKPIVLKGDSWHFMGIPQMTRRYAWAWFTLLQNSHANAVRLHAEPYPSFYLDMADEMGICVLDETGMWASDGGPKIDAPDYWKNSDEHLRRFVLRDRNHPAVFGWSVCNENMPIVLNVFHAPDSLVKRQVAEINKWIAITQGLDPTRAWISGDGETQAIATMNSPVIIGHYGGTDENYRDLSSKGKPWGIGEAGMAYYATPKQSAEYNGNRSYESQQGRMEGVADEATKLINMLKKYKASYMSVFNLVWYGVKPLELGLADTTRAPKPSDGIFFGKYREGQPGVQPERLGPYTTTLNPGYDPSLPLYKTWPLQIAVSNSFADTTIQKEEIVPAENVTVNHTAVVNNVILLSTDKDSVLYKTLSDMGVLVHTLPVKNGHNLLIIDGEHTPDDARSLALQKTISQQGGNVLIWGADPSSIKAVNKYLPFPTELTNRKATSFITIGTDPVINGLGNADFYFSEVSDKPIMNYGLSGDLIKHSTILLDACNTDWRTWNKRAEYLKTAAVLRSEREYKPEGKALITVDAGAGKIYFFAIDPALLSATSVSLVRHMLVNLGVDFNGKANTNTAFGTDGKLHSALLLASFDVSGKNDNEIGKINQLKDLKPEDYLADKQVENHFWENATTPDGTFDFSKFHFDGPTTHAIAYLSFWIYSPHSLTNLLLEPDLPRLDMYLNADDGYQVYLNNNLIKETINAGGLTSPAQVIKALPLEKGWNHFVIKAIQKEGSWKLAIGIDCDKKAFLNEIKTQVTH, encoded by the coding sequence ATGTCATACCAATTAACACCAATCATTATCAAAGGCGATTATAGGCGCCTGTTTATTATCACGCTTCTCCTGTTCTTTTGCAGTACATCAGTAAACGTGTTTGCACAGCAAGTACATTTCACGCACGACTTTGCTCCTACCGAAGAGCTTGTCCCCCCTCAGGAGAAACCATTCCGGAGCAGTATATGCCTTAATGGCGAATGGCAGTTTTTACCGGTTGAAAAAGCAGAAAAACTGGGAATTGAAAAAATTAAAAACCCTGAGCTACCAGAAAACCCTGATTGGGAAACCACACCTGTTAAAGTACCTTCACCATGGAACGTGAACAGCTTTGCCAGGGACAATAGCAGCGGGGGCGATTTTCTAACGTATCCCAGTTATCCCAAAAAATGGGAAAGTATAAGGGCCGGCTGGCTTATGCGCACCATACCTTATAAAAAGGAATGGAAGGGCAAAAGACTGATACTGCGTTTTGATGCCATTGGAGGTTACACCCAGATATTCATTAACAAACATAAGATTGCCGAAAACTTCGAGGTATTTTTGCCATTTGAGGTAGATGTAACCGATGAGATAAAACCCGGCAAGGACAATGAAATATTGGTTTGGGTAGCAGATGCCCAGCTGTTTAACCAGCCCGGCAAATATGGCCGCCGCATATATGTTGCCGGTTCGTTCTGGGGGCAGCATGCTATTGGGATCTGGCAGGATGTAAATTTGATTGCCAAACCGGTAGTGAATATTCAAAACACATTTGTAAAGCCATCCTTGGCAACAGATATGCTTACGGTTGAAGCAACTATCAGCAATACTTCTGATAAAGTCCGCGAAGTAAATGTTTCGGGGGATGTATCGCCCTGGGTGAACCTGGCCGGTAAAGATGTGATCAGCGCACCCGAACCCAAATGGGAACTGGGTACAACGGCGCTCAGTTTTCCCGGCAAAAAGATCAGCATCAATCCGCATTCACAGGCTACGCTTAGTTTAAGTATAAAGGTAAACGGCAGGCTAAAGGAATGGACCACAGAACATCCCAACCTTAATGGGTTGATACTTACTATAAAGGATGGCAATAATGAAATTGACAAACAATATACCCGTTTTGGCTGGCGCGAATTTACTTTGCAGGGCAGCAAACTATGCCTTAACGGCAAACCAATTGTTCTGAAAGGCGATTCATGGCATTTTATGGGCATACCGCAGATGACACGCCGCTATGCCTGGGCCTGGTTTACCCTGTTGCAAAACAGCCATGCCAACGCCGTGCGCCTGCATGCGGAACCATATCCTTCATTTTATTTAGATATGGCCGATGAAATGGGGATCTGTGTGCTGGATGAAACCGGCATGTGGGCCAGTGATGGCGGACCCAAAATTGACGCCCCGGATTACTGGAAAAACAGCGACGAACATTTAAGAAGATTTGTTTTGCGGGACCGCAACCATCCCGCCGTTTTTGGCTGGAGCGTATGCAACGAGAATATGCCAATAGTACTGAATGTATTCCACGCGCCAGATTCATTGGTAAAAAGGCAGGTTGCTGAAATTAATAAGTGGATAGCCATTACACAGGGATTAGATCCCACACGGGCATGGATATCCGGTGATGGTGAAACACAGGCGATTGCTACTATGAATTCACCTGTTATTATTGGCCATTATGGCGGTACCGATGAGAATTATAGGGACTTATCATCCAAAGGAAAGCCCTGGGGCATTGGCGAGGCCGGGATGGCTTATTATGCCACGCCGAAACAAAGCGCAGAGTACAACGGTAATCGTTCTTACGAATCGCAACAAGGACGCATGGAAGGTGTTGCCGATGAGGCCACCAAACTGATCAATATGCTTAAAAAATATAAGGCATCTTACATGTCCGTCTTTAACCTGGTTTGGTATGGCGTGAAACCTTTGGAACTTGGCTTAGCCGATACTACCAGGGCGCCCAAACCATCCGACGGTATATTTTTTGGCAAATACCGTGAAGGTCAGCCCGGAGTGCAGCCGGAAAGATTGGGACCTTATACAACTACGCTTAACCCAGGATATGATCCGTCGCTGCCACTTTATAAAACCTGGCCCCTGCAAATTGCAGTAAGTAATTCATTTGCTGATACCACTATCCAGAAAGAGGAGATTGTACCGGCTGAAAACGTAACTGTAAATCATACTGCCGTAGTAAACAATGTAATCCTTCTATCAACCGATAAAGATTCCGTTTTATACAAAACATTAAGCGATATGGGCGTATTAGTACACACGCTTCCAGTTAAAAACGGGCATAATCTGCTCATTATTGATGGTGAACATACCCCCGATGATGCCAGATCACTTGCATTACAAAAAACCATTTCACAACAGGGTGGCAATGTATTAATATGGGGCGCTGATCCTTCATCTATTAAAGCGGTTAACAAATACCTGCCTTTCCCAACTGAACTTACCAATAGAAAAGCAACCTCTTTTATCACCATCGGGACAGACCCGGTAATAAATGGATTGGGGAATGCTGATTTCTATTTTTCAGAAGTATCCGACAAACCAATCATGAACTATGGCTTATCCGGCGACCTTATAAAGCACAGTACTATTCTGCTGGATGCCTGCAATACCGACTGGAGAACATGGAACAAACGTGCTGAATACCTCAAAACAGCAGCAGTACTGCGCAGCGAACGCGAGTATAAACCCGAAGGAAAAGCATTAATTACCGTAGATGCCGGCGCTGGTAAAATATACTTTTTCGCTATTGACCCGGCCCTGCTTTCGGCAACATCGGTAAGCCTGGTGCGCCATATGCTGGTAAATCTGGGCGTTGATTTTAATGGCAAAGCAAACACCAATACGGCTTTTGGCACTGATGGTAAGTTGCATAGCGCTTTGTTGCTGGCTTCGTTTGATGTATCAGGTAAAAATGACAATGAGATCGGTAAGATCAATCAACTGAAAGATTTAAAGCCGGAAGATTATTTAGCTGACAAACAGGTGGAAAATCATTTCTGGGAAAATGCTACTACGCCTGATGGCACATTCGATTTCAGCAAATTTCATTTTGATGGGCCAACCACACATGCCATTGCTTACCTGAGCTTTTGGATATACAGCCCGCATTCATTAACTAACCTGTTACTTGAACCAGACCTGCCTCGCCTGGATATGTATTTAAATGCCGATGATGGTTACCAGGTTTATTTGAATAATAACCTGATTAAAGAAACCATCAACGCAGGCGGCTTAACATCGCCCGCACAAGTTATCAAAGCATTACCGCTTGAAAAAGGATGGAATCATTTTGTAATTAAGGCTATACAAAAGGAAGGCAGCTGGAAATTGGCAATCGGAATTGATTGTGACAAAAAGGCTTTTCTGAATGAGATCAAAACGCAGGTAACCCACTAA